The Drosophila mauritiana strain mau12 chromosome 2R, ASM438214v1, whole genome shotgun sequence genome has a segment encoding these proteins:
- the LOC117137020 gene encoding proton-coupled folate transporter, giving the protein MPRDDEEPIIGADDELLDTEVQSPPPSHRTFASWLKRPRSLILEPAVFLVFFGRFLTDAVYQNQILYQTCVTVMKYNATECEPFLGTDRASDEVKKIEGQVQEYASTITMISSMLESTVPAIVSLFLGPWSDKFGRRPILLSTFTGYFFSAIILVVLTQITTAVNISPWWFLLSSVPSVFSGGTCALITILYCHVSDVATEDKRAMRMVTMEAALGLGMMAGGVASGYIYAATGASILFILVGSIISIALIYVYFFVAESLKSEDLQTGSRIREFFRLDLVKVLVKTCFRKRENYDRAIIWFVMMSLTLCVFAMEGESTVNYMFMRKQFDYTVQDYSVFNAARVVIQVVGSTIAMILLRRLLGLSTIMMTLLAFACCVLESTVRATAVYGSEMYLALIVGMMRGVMSPMCKAILSHVTPSSELGKIFSLTTSLQSISPLGAAPLYTAVYQATVNFYPGIFNFISVGLYFLCYCMSAAVFGIQKSMGSNSVYQAIGS; this is encoded by the exons ATGCCGAGAGATGATGAGGAGCCCATTATTGGCGCTGATGATGAGTTGCTGGACACAGAAGTGCAGTCGCCGCCACCCAGCCATCGGACTTTCGCTAGCTGGCTGAAACGACCACGCTCGCTTATTTTAGAGCCCGCCGTATTTCTGGTTTTCTTTGGCAGATTCCTAACAG ATGCCGTTTACCAGAACCAGATACTCTACCAGACCTGCGTCACGGTCATGAAATACAATGCTACCGAATGCGAGCCATTTCTCGGTACGGATCGTGCCTCCGATGAGGTTAAG AAGATCGAGGGGCAAGTTCAGGAGTATGCCTCGACCATCACAATGATAAGCTCGATGCTCGAGAGCACCGTTCCCGCCATAGTAAGCCTCTTCCTGGGACCCTGGTCAGATAAGTTCGGCAGAAGGCCCATCCTGCTATCCACGTTCACAG GCTACTTTTTCAGCGCCATCATCCTGGTTGTTCTTACTCAAATAACGACTGCCGTCAATATCAGTCCCTGGTGGTTTCTCTTGTCCTCTGTGCCATCGGTGTTCAGCGGAGGCACCTGCGCCCTCATCACCATCCTCTACTGCCATGTATCCGATGTGGCCACCGAGGATAAGCGGGCCATGAG AATGGTGACCATGGAAGCTGCCCTTGGCCTGGGCATGATGGCTGGCGGAGTGGCTAGTGGCTACATCTATGCGGCTACTGGAGCTTCAATACTCTTTATCTTGGTGGGATCCATTATCTCCATTGCGCTCATATACGTCTACTTCTTTGTGGCCGAGAGTCTGAAGTCTGAAGATTTGCAAACTGGG TCCCGAATCCGCGAGTTCTTCCGTTTGGACCTGGTTAAGGTCCTCGTAAAGACCTGCTTCAGGAAGCGCGAGAACTACGATCGTGCTATCATCTGGTTTGTGATGATGTCGCTGACACTGTGCGTTTTTGCCATGG AGGGCGAGTCCACAGTGAACTACATGTTCATGCGGAAGCAGTTCGACTACACGGTCCAGGACTACAGTGTGTTTAACGCGGCCAGGGTGGTCATTCAAGTGGTTGGCAGTACCATCGCAATGATCCTACTGCGTCGCCTTCTGGGATTGTCCACCATCATGATGACGCTCCTGGCCTTCGCCTGTTGTGTCCTCGAGAGCACGGTCAGAGCCACGGCCGTTTATGGCAGCGAGATGTACTTGGCCCTCATAGTGGGCATGATGCGGGGCGTCATGTCGCCCATGTGCAAGGCCATCCTGTCGCACGTGACTCCCAGCTCGGAGTTGG GTAAAATCTTCTCGCTAACTACTTCCCTGCAGTCCATTTCTCCTTTGGGAGCGGCACCTCTCTATACGGCCGTATACCAGGCAACAGTCAACTTCTATCCGGGCATCTTTAACTTCATCAGTGTGGGACTGTACTTCCTGTGTTACTGCATGTCGGC CGCGGTTTTCGGCATTCAAAAGTCAATGGGTAGCAACAGCGTTTACCAGGCCATAGGAAGTTGA